The following nucleotide sequence is from Primulina huaijiensis isolate GDHJ02 unplaced genomic scaffold, ASM1229523v2 scaffold26229_ERROPOS72855+, whole genome shotgun sequence.
taatatttttgacaataaatcatctttttactgactcttatgacacttattttaatatttcatattaactcataagtataattagcacaatcaaattaatAATGTCACTTTGGTATTAcctccaaaaaaaataatatctttaatttttctaactgtttaaatatcttaatgagaagatttgtgtacccttatcttgagaaaaattcattgcatttataaagtttgaacagtaaatataactttatagtatacatttaatttggaaaatgaattcattgtatgacaaacacttcttcttgtctatatattttgttatatgtgaacatatattccacttcattgtcttaattgtcatatatatttactatataatttgtgtacattgaagatgaatcagttcattttgtagttttttattacctggacttaggttgatatattaatatgtgatatacatagatataagaattttcaaattcaatttattcacaatgatttttcataacaaaggccaactcaaaataataaaaattaggattcataattattttaaatatgatataaaaataatatgtgaaaactttttttgacattttagttgcaaaatacagtgataaatgcatgaatgtgcactatttcattgtgacaattataactttatttaaatatattatttctcactcaaggatcaaaatttgtttatttcttattttgattatcgacaaatccaatatttcatttaaatgtttttgttaataatatttacatgagttttattgtatatttatccaatttgaaagggataaattataattcaatatataatagcatttgaaaactgtagaatgtttctaaatttaaaatcgAGCAATatgtaagggatcaattcaaaactaaaagttgatgcaacctgtttcttctagctttacaaccgaataatataggatcgagcgtttatcgctttaccaaaagttataactgATGGTtactatgcaagtcaaatctttaaatcatacaacagctcaagcgccTACCCATCATGGACAATTATTCTACTAAATAATCTATCTcttaataattgcaccaattgcaatcaatgaaaatcaaagtcgtGATCTTGGttttgataccaattgtaggctcaagcgtttactgttttatcaaaacctatagattatggtaACAGTGCAAATCAAATATCTTAAATAGTACAACTGCTCAAGCACAACATTTCAATTACTCTACCCAACAAGgtcaattattgtacccaacaaattagtttatgcaaataaccttttactatattatatgaatttataagacatttgagtagaatatatacttgatattttacataaattgtacagaaaaaaatcatttttcatatatatatatatatagcatgttgacaaaatcccgaaacccaaattgaaatttgaattaattcattcatattcatcattaaattttactatttaattttaatagatttaacatgtttatccactaaaaatattgaaagaattgtttatacaatttaattaaaaaaagtcaaagtacatcattttctgattccgaataacgatcacattattattacgttacaatgataaataaattattatttttattttatcatcatagtctttacctcaataaacacattttcgaatgtagatgttaaatttaatattgaaattagataattatagtattaattctaacattctttttttattcttctcaatacattactttttctatcttcaaatatattaatatatttattattgtatacaaaatataataattatttggttaattgatcacatttaagattagatgtttagaaaaaattataatatatctttaaagaccaatagatgatgaaatttaatttgaaatcaagagaaaaattaagaaaatgtagaacactacagtgcataaactttcgctttgtacagtgacaaaacataaggtaagaccaagtgagatacttatatatatgagtctcattcaacttagcccattataatatttttattaacccaCTTTGTCTTtcatttttacttcactaactttgcagtgtgactcattcaagcattaattttttatttttttagtacatagttgcctccactctcaccgacttcaatctttagaagtcgATATTAGTATTTTATAGGTAATTGACAATTATTTAGCTTgtattttctgtcttttgattaattgtgtaattttttatgttctacctaattcatttttagaattgttattgaatttttatgatcatgattaGAAATGTTGCACGcatacaataaaaaattaatatattttaaaatgttaatattgaagtgtcgaataaatgtattaaatcattattaaagaacttttagaaaaacaatatacatcataattcagatttaaagattaacatacaaataaagaattgcgatgaatatcttataaaataaatggtgttagcccaaaaagattaaatatgattattgtaaatgaatttttcttaattaattagaaaattttcagcaaatgcgctgaattaattagaatgttttcaatatagtatgtcgataaatgtttaattaacacgttctttagtttgctgatttaatagatgttaaatccacaatcactgagtttgacaagaattcttgtagaataaaatacaattataataaattacttgattgtatatgtaaaaaattttttgtatatttcatatatgtttgatttatttcatttataaggttgaaattttatatattatgatttaagattttttatacatcttaacatcgataaattcactaaaaatttatatattaatttccgcTACCATATAATTTTGGTTTCGCCTCAGAAttttgtgtattcgtttgtttgaatttattattcctcattttaccaagacccataatatgtcaaacatgaaagtgaatattaatttaaagagatgataatatttatatactgtaataaacatatttacccCTCACGATACTGATAgaactaacttaaaaataatatgttgacgaacatattgtcaggaatccaaaaatacaactcaaatgtcaactttgacactcaattttgagtgactaccaaaatgtctcaacaacccacaatttttggacaagacagtaacatcacaatttttaaatcaaactgatattttccattttatatcaagaattcatgattgaaaatcgataatattagatatatagatatttaatataaactcgtgcgaGCTCATTTAGACTCGCCTTTAAATAagtcgacaaaatttcaacctaACTCACTTAAACTGTTTGGCAGTGCTGGCCAAACCGACagacccaacccaaattgacggctCAAATCACAACGATTTTTTACcctgttttatttaaataattaataaatataaaccacaaaaaattttggttgcaaaaactttaatttaaacacataaattctagcaaactgtaacatgaggacatgaaaaaaaattaataagacaccaaagaaaattcacaattcgataatgagttatttcaaaatttaaattaattaaatttaaaaaataaaaaaataaaaaaaaaaaaaaatggaaaaaaataacataatataatgtgtgtagacataaaaaaataaatactaataaaaaaaaatacttaaaattattactttttattgtgagtatcggtaggattgacccgtctcacaataaagtaaacaataaataaggagATAAAtagaaattcacatataaagtcacatatttatatatataatagataaatAAAGAGATCTATTCATAAATATTTGGATTAGAAATCAGATTCAATTTTATAACCTTCATTGGGTTGGTAAGAAGAATTGTTCCATTCCAAAaccaatatttaaaataaataaacaaattacaACTTAGGTAACTCATGATTTTGACCaagtaagttttaattttattattactcGACACaattacataattttttaatatattccCATGTTATAATAGCACAATAAGatctaaaaaagaaaataaaaataactataagaaataaactaattatattcaatttaattatCTAGAAAACACGGGCTCTTCAGAAATTGTATCCAACAGTGGCTTCCTCGACCTACACGAAGCCACCCTATACTTATAATACGGGACCACGCCATCTAAACTCAATCTCAGCCGTCCACTTTCGCCACCATCATCAGCCGCAGCTTCCTCGACCGCTTCAGGCGATATCCTGCCGCCGTTCCCGCCGGTTATCCTCTTCGGCGCCGAGCTCCCCGCCATCAAGAAAACCGCAACATCCGCCGCCGTGACCACCGAATTCGCTCTCCTTATTGGAAACATAACGTAAAGATTATCAAACTCCAAGTCCTCATCTGCCGATAATGGAGAAAATCGCCTTCCGAGGCTCAACGACTTGGCATTCACAACGAAGTAGCCAGGAGACTCCAGCATCAGCTCCGCCGCCTTGACCGCATCCTGAAACTGCCGTATTTCGCCTCCCGGGAGGATAACCCTCGCGGCCTTTTGAGTCCTGAGTTTTGGAGACAAAAACGTGCAAGACATGTAGTTACCCATCCTGTTTTTGAATCTTTTATTCCAATGAAACTACCAATGATTAAAGAAACTTGGACTTGGGAAAgtttacatacatacatatatatatagagacgGTTTCAGACATGTGAGTTgagtaaatataataatttggtCATATTTGGCAGGTACACAGGACCCAAATTTACACGTTAATAGCGAACCAGAAACTTCGTCTGACTGAAAAGGACAGCCCGCGGGGGTGTTTGACGAGCCTACGCGCCTAAGTGGCTAAAAGCATGGAAGCTGCGAAAGGTCCTTCTAACCGCGGTTTTTGCAAAGTCCTCGTATAAGCTCCACGCATGCTCTGACAAGGAGTCAAACCAAATACAGCAGTCCGGAGTAAACcgaattaatttattattcatccaattaattaattttaaaaatatcgatTGAATCAGTTTGGTTTTGACTTCTGAATTTTAAAAATCGGTTAATTGATTTAAtcgatatattttaaatgatatttattatgtGGACCTGTTCATAATTTGTGGGCTATGTTTTCCTTGCGTCTCTCATTCTTGAATCTTAGCCTAAAGTAGACATTTTccacttaaaagttaaatacTTTACTttataaaacaatatattttgtattacattttaaaagaaatcatcctgatttttttttaatgataaagttactttttttcttgaaaaaatcagtttattatatcgattttatgatcatgtaaaaattcagttcagtttcgattattaaaaaaatcgattGGTGCAATTATTGAAAAATCGGTTTGGTCGATTGAAACAAAAGATTCAAAAAATAGAAATCTGTATATAGACTCATAAGCtccagaaaaattaaatttgatgggAAAAAAATCAAGCTTACAAGCTCAAAGCTCAATATACAAAGTTTAAGAGTGAGTGCCTTGAGCCATCCCAATTGATGATTAAAATCAGAGTCCATTCAATTTACACCTTAAATTCTAGAAAACGGTTATTACACGACattacaaaatttcaaaatatcatGCTTTTAGACTTACGAATAAATTTGGACAAAAACATATGATTTTGACGTTAATAAGAAATCAGCATCGATCCGCTTACTATTTGCTGCTAAAGTATTATCgaagtgataaaaaaaaaaacaaaaaaaaaaagtgagtcAAGAACCGACACGCCTCGGTTCTAAACTTTCTAATTTCTTTGTATAACACACTCATTGCATTCACTCTCACgcattttcattaattaatcacATCATTTAAGTATTGTACGGAATCACGCAAATCATATAACTTACTGGTAACGCGATACAACAAAATCCTACATTATTTAGAAATTAAGTTTAATGATCTAGTGATGGAGGGTCGTCATGTTGGCCATTGTCTTCAAATTAAATGGCCTGATTCGAGAACGATTTCCGCCCCACAAGGCCTTAGATATGAGCTTGTAAGTATGCTCTGATGGATGAAAGAAATCCCAAAACAGGTAATCCTTTGGATTCTTGCATACCGTGTAACCTTCCTTCCCACATTGCACTTCACCTCCAAGAACTCCAAAACCACAACATGCACTCGTTGTGTTTGTGAAACCTGCGTAGCCAAAAGTTTGATCATTTTCTCGATGACGTCAAATGTTTATAGTCGTACTATATATTATATTCAAGTAAAACATCTTGAAAGTTGAAATGGCTTGATTATGTCAAATATGTGGTGTCAAAGATAACTTTAATATCTATATTTCTTTATGAATATTCAATCCTGATTAAGATAATTTACCAGTACATTAATGAATTGAAGAGCCAGAATGGGGCAAGAACATACCATAACGTTCAGGATTTGCCCGAAAAATTTGGACAGTTTTATAAACAGCTCCATAAACCCCAGCTGCACCGGGGTACTTAGCCTGTATGCCATTCACCAACTTTTCCAACCccatgttaaatttttttaccattttattcatttttccgTAGCATTTTGTTACCGGTGCACCAGGCAGAAGTGCCCTAGCCGGGACACAGCCTACCGGGCCCAAAGCAAACAATGCAAACCGACGAGCTCCAAGTTTGTAAATCGAATCCAAAAAACTTTCAACTTGAACCAGCATGGATTGTACATAATCATCTGGGGTGAGTGTTGGGGTGTAGAATGGTAAGAAGAAGTTGAAGATGTCATTGGAGCCGGATTCGATGAAGAACATGGAGTTTTTTATTAGGTCAGCGTCTATGTGATTTTGCTCTGCCATAGTTTGGAATTGTTGAAGTTGAACTTGGATTGGTGTCACTCCCTAGCAACCACAATGTTAATTACTAAAGATTTATAACTTACGATAATATGAAACTTCGAAAAGTAGTTGAATAGAATTAAATCATAGCTAAAAAGGCAACTGCTACGCATTGGTACAAAGAAATTAGGTCAACATTGTTTTTCTCGAAACAGAGGTATATTAAGCGACAAAGGACATGAATGAATGCGCGGCGAGGCATATTCAATCGGTGCCGCACGTCATAATTAATGGTAATTCAATACGACCCCATTACTCAtgatattttaacatatttcaaCGAACTTCCGAAATTATATTGTGGGATGTAGCATTATGGTTCCCACGTGTGCTgtgataattattaatttaaacatgcaaataattgaGACAATTATCAAATAGAACAACGTTAATTAATCTTGTTACCGAATCATTATTTGTTGCTTGTAAAACTCCGCTTCCAGCACTAGCAAAGTTAACTCCATTTGatggatatttattttgagTACCATTCACAATCTCACTATGCGCCTCCATGAAGGGTTTTTGCAAAGGAATGCCTATAAATTCAGCTGCAAATCCACCAATAAATTAGGCCCATCTAAATATTAGTGAAAAGCTAGTGAACAAGCACcttttaaataacaaaaaaaacgGGCTAAATTTTTTCTAAAACCATATGatcttttctctcatttttgtcGTTCCGTTAACAGGTTTTAACGCCTCAATCATATGTGATATCAAGAAAAATGCAACAAACTTACATATGAAATCAGCCACTGTCCTTCCATTTGTGAATCTTCCTGTAGGGCGGTGAAAGAAATTGGATCCATACGGTGGGAAATCTGCCTGAGCAGTGCAGTTTCTGTTATAATGATTGTTCCCAGCATCAAAAAGGGAGTCCCCGAAAATGAAAATCGCGGGAACAGTTGATCCTGCAACACTTACGCCACAAGCAATCAAAATCCAGGAAATTATGAGGAGAGAAGCAATCAGATTTCTCTCCATGCATGAAAAAACTGAGGgtttcttcttgttctttctTAAATGCGCAGATTCttgatttataaattaaacaGACGGTTGGGTTTATGGGTGATCagaaaagaaggaaaagttGATGGAAAGAAggacaaaaataattaaaccaaCACACGAGGTAGATGCATGCATGGCCTAATAGAGTTATTTGAAAATCGTCATCGTGACTTTACATTAATGATGACAACTCATTCTCAACTACATTTTTTGTACTTGTCTTATGTTAGATCAGTTCCGCTTCTTGAATTCCATCGGTCGAATTTTCATATTTGTCATTAATATTTTGTGAGCAGTCATCCGAAGTTTATAAGTTGCAGTTTAATAATGGCGATCGAGTCACTTGCGAGTTCACCGGAGCTTGGCAATTTTTGATGAAGCTCAGGTTGAAACACTGGTTGCATAACAAATTGGTAGGAGGCTAGGCATTGGAGCCACTAATTGAAAAAATTACATTTGTAGTCCTGTGAATTGGTTTGTTTTAGATTTtagtattatatatatgttatcaAAATTTGGATTTCACATAGCaacccgaaatttttttttaagatttggTCATTTTTTGTATGAAATCACTAAATCCAAtgaatatgatttatatgaCACTAATTTTCTCCTAAGTAACACATTGAACGAGAATTAAGCTCATAttactcaaaaataaaattaatattattaaaaaagaaaaataaagcaaaacgaCATCCAATACTTCAAAATGAATGGAAAAAAACAGTTCctcattatttttgtttatgtatattaattttgtttaatataagttttatttttgtcaCATAAGTCACCGAAAAAAGCATCAGTGTCAAGTAAACAATATCCGATGGATTTTGTGGTTTCGgataaaaaaagacaaaaaatccAAGTTATTGGATTAAAACAAAACTTTGacaagtaaaataattaaatatcaaaactaGCTAACTTACATaactaaaattacaattataatttctgtaatttagattattttttcttcatttatttatcaaacatatactttgtttttgtttctcctAAGTTTTAAACTTTTCTAAGAAATTGACCATACTTttgtggcaaaaacttgtgtgagacgatctcacgggtcgtattttgtgagacatatcttttatttcggtcatccatgaaaaaatattactttttatgctaagagtattactttttattgtgagtatcggtaggattgacccgtctcacagataaagattcgtgagaccgtcttacaagagacctactctactTTTATTCTCTCATGGATGGTTGATTTTTCTAAGGTAATGGCCATGACTTGAAGATGGTTTGGTTTTTATTAGAAAATGACAATGATAttcttgaaaatgaaaaaaaaaatctatgtgATTGGTTTCAAATCCACCACCCATTTGTTATTTCATGTAGATGTAATGATAATTGTCATGAATTTACCTTTCAATATATCCAAGAGCAACCTTCTAAGTTAAATGTAATTATATATGGTCCGCTCATGTAGATTGCACACAGTTGGCCCATTACTcaaaccaatttttttaaaattcatgattGCACTATTATGCATTCTGTGTTGAATCACACATCGATTTgtcaatatcatatattattgcTTCAAAACCATCAGCCAAGTTAaatgtttttcaattatttatgattttaaatattttttgtgtatGATATGAAATTTTCATAGTTTACTCTTGAGTTCAATTATTcgaaatttgatattattagaTTCAACTCAAGTTTcgaactaattaattaaataagttcattatatgggttgaatgtaaacatattataatttgttttattttaattttgtgatGGTTTCATTCTTGATTATTTTGGTGAAATTGATGGGTTAAAATTAATTGAAgaattatgattttgtattggttttattattgattattttgttGTGCAGGCCTagattttgttttatttcattGTATGTGAAGAATGTAAATATGGTGTTTTTCTACCATGAGAAATGTGAAAGACATGTTGtacaaaatttatcaaaatatgaaGACTTGAAAAAAACAATCGTAAGGTAATTATTttgtgatattttatgattaattagaagattttatgtattttttgcTTTATCAATTATATTTGTCGCCTATgttgaatcaaaattttaactCTACCTCTAGTTATATATGAGTAGGCTTCATGTGAGACGGctatatctgtgagacaggtcgaCTCGGTATATATGTAGAGtagaaaataatacttttgaccAATGTTTTCATAAATGAACCGGTGATCGAATCAATTTACCTTATAAAAATGGTTCAACTAATCAGACTGTTCAACCGGATTATCGGACAAGAaaactattatattatataaaataataatttaaaatagtaaataatatatttatattcttaaa
It contains:
- the LOC140967668 gene encoding GDSL esterase/lipase 6 gives rise to the protein MERNLIASLLIISWILIACGVSVAGSTVPAIFIFGDSLFDAGNNHYNRNCTAQADFPPYGSNFFHRPTGRFTNGRTVADFISEFIGIPLQKPFMEAHSEIVNGTQNKYPSNGVNFASAGSGVLQATNNDSGVTPIQVQLQQFQTMAEQNHIDADLIKNSMFFIESGSNDIFNFFLPFYTPTLTPDDYVQSMLVQVESFLDSIYKLGARRFALFALGPVGCVPARALLPGAPVTKCYGKMNKMVKKFNMGLEKLVNGIQAKYPGAAGVYGAVYKTVQIFRANPERYGFTNTTSACCGFGVLGGEVQCGKEGYTVCKNPKDYLFWDFFHPSEHTYKLISKALWGGNRSRIRPFNLKTMANMTTLHH
- the LOC140967688 gene encoding uncharacterized protein; its protein translation is MGNYMSCTFLSPKLRTQKAARVILPGGEIRQFQDAVKAAELMLESPGYFVVNAKSLSLGRRFSPLSADEDLEFDNLYVMFPIRRANSVVTAADVAVFLMAGSSAPKRITGGNGGRISPEAVEEAAADDGGESGRLRLSLDGVVPYYKYRVASCRSRKPLLDTISEEPVFSR